One Portunus trituberculatus isolate SZX2019 chromosome 43, ASM1759143v1, whole genome shotgun sequence DNA segment encodes these proteins:
- the LOC123518149 gene encoding uncharacterized protein LOC123518149 — MESGARRRSHASPRDGQAQLPSKVARLSSDREENGHCNPSVPSTVVPGPSEAPDPEDQFCNSVVQKILPALVRALGKGPVGQMPADSSDSDVSSDNDDIHSVNNPNVSQDVSQTPHSGLCTHTPYIPPKCHHRLMLGFPPVQERIFLGFLVTTDQHVAIGRSLGAAFDFDEADGAPVTETLAKKIRVYLRMIPDDKKSQTVS, encoded by the coding sequence ATGGAGAGCGGGGCTCGACGACGCTCCCATGCTTCTCCACGTGATGGCCAGGCCCAGCTTCCTTCCAAGGTAGCTCGTCTTTCTTCGGACAGGGAGGAGAATGGCCACTGTAACCCATCGGTCCCTTCTACCGTCGTTCCGGGCCCTTCTGAGGCCCCTGACCCGGAGGATCAGTTCTGCAATTCGGTGGTGCAGAAAATATTACCGGCTTTAGTGCGAGCTCTGGGAAAAGGGCCGGTGGGGCAGATGCCAGCTGATAGCAGTGACAGTGATGTgagtagtgataatgatgatatacaTTCTGTGAACAATCCTAATGTGTCTCAGGATGTCTCCCAGACTCCTCATAGTGGGCTTTGTACCCATACGCCCTACATCCCTCCCAAATGTCATCACAGGTTAATGTTGGGGTTTCCACCAGTTCAGGAGAGGATTTTTTTAGGTTTTCTTGTGACAACTGACCAACATGTGGCCATTGGTCGCAGTCTGGGTGCTGCCTTTGACTTTGATGAGGCTGATGGTGCTCCTGTTACAGAGACCTTAGCAAAGAAAATTAGAGTTTATTTGCGCATGATTCCTGATGACAAAAAAAGCCAGACTGTTAGCTGA
- the LOC123518153 gene encoding LOW QUALITY PROTEIN: protein ALP1-like (The sequence of the model RefSeq protein was modified relative to this genomic sequence to represent the inferred CDS: inserted 1 base in 1 codon) has translation MGEILDGKKRKNYNNLVAEMVLEDTQGFFDFHRMPKECFNELLQLISPLIEKQDTKLRKAIPAQQRLSVTLRYLVTGESRRSLEFQYRISHNLISXIIPQVCRALRAVLKDKYLNLPTTTDQWENVASEFYRLWNFPLCIGAMDGKRFLVRKPLNSGSEYYDYKLHHSIIMLAVVDAHYNFLYVDVGTQGCASDAGVWDCCSLNNYLQENKLQVPDSTVLPFTTSKSPYVLVGDDAFPLKTFLMKPYAGKDVPMPEKIFRHYRLLRARRVAENAFGLLTSKFRVFLQPIISKPEYGKDIIFAAVVLHDFLRTSCGKPVQPELLQREDTERGVVRLVSWEELQGRGVGRLEVTARNPTQEAKRVRDTKEYFMNRGRVDWQERMALYH, from the exons ATGGGTGAAATCCTGGatggcaagaaaagaaagaactacAACAACTTAGTAGCAGAAATGGTACTTGAAGATACTCAGGGGTTCTTTGATTTCCACCGAATGCCCAAAGAGTGCTTCAATGAACTTCTCCAACTCATATCTCCGTTGATTGAGAAGCAGGATACCAAACTCCGGAAAGCAATACCAGCCCAGCAACGCCTGTCTGTCACGCTCCGGTACTTAGTTACAG gTGAATCACGGAGATCCTTGGAGTTCCAGTACCGAATCAGCCATAATTTAATAT GAATTATTCCACAAGTCTGTAGAGCTCTACGTGCAGTTCTTAAGGACAAGTACTTGAATTTGCCAACAACTACAGACCAGTGGGAAAATGTAGCAAGTGAATTTTATAGGCTGTGGAACTTTCCATTGTGTATAGGGGCCATGGATGGAAAACGGTTCCTTGTGAGGAAACCACTCAATTCTGGCTCTGAGTATTATGACTATAAGTTACACCACAGTATCATCATGCTTGCTGTAGTTGATGCACACTATAATTTCTTATATGTGGATGTGGGTACCCAAGGTTGTGCTAGTGATGCAGGTGTATGGGATTGCTGTTCACTTAACAACTATCTACAGGAGAACAAGCTGCAAGTGCCTGATTCCACAGTATTGCCGTTTACTACCTCCAAGTCCCCTTATGTTCTCGTTGGGGATGATGCATTTCCATTAAAGACATTTCTCATGAAGCCTTATGCAGGTAAAGATGTACCAATGCCTGAAAAAATTTTCAGGCATTATAGACTTTTGCGTGCACGACGTGTAGCTGAAAATGCTTTTGGTCTTTTGACATCAAAATTTAGAGTATTTTTGCAGCCTATTATTTCAAAGCCAGAGTATGGCAAAGATATAATTTTTGCTGCTGTGGTTTTACATGACTTCTTGAGAACCAGTTGTGGCAAACCGGTTCAACCTGAACTTCTTCAAAGGGAAGACACTGAGAGAGGTGTAGTGAGGCTAGTATCATGGGAGGAGTTGCAAGGAAGGGGAGTTGGAAGGCTGGAGGTAACTGCTAGGAACCCAACCCAGGAGGCTAAAAGAGTTAGAGACACCAAGGAGTATTTCATGAACAGAGGAAGGGTAGATTGGCAGGAAAGAATGGCGCTGTATCATTGA